A stretch of the bacterium SCSIO 12827 genome encodes the following:
- a CDS encoding N-acetyltransferase, with the protein MVHDVRKSEPTDQPGIFKRYPRAFPGENLIPLVASLLDDPASVLSLIALSASEITGHAACTFCKLEGQNRRVALLGPIAVDPDHQRQGVGQALVSDVFTRMAACDIDRIFVLGDPAYYQRFGFAPETGVEPPYPLPKEWRSAWQSRLLNGDDTSLSDRMAVPAPWRIPALWGL; encoded by the coding sequence ATGGTCCACGACGTTCGGAAAAGTGAGCCCACGGATCAGCCAGGAATTTTCAAGCGCTATCCACGGGCATTCCCCGGGGAGAACCTCATCCCTTTGGTCGCGTCTCTGCTGGACGATCCTGCATCCGTACTGTCCCTAATTGCCCTATCGGCCTCTGAAATCACGGGACACGCAGCCTGTACATTCTGCAAACTTGAAGGGCAAAACCGGCGTGTAGCGCTGCTTGGTCCGATTGCAGTTGATCCTGACCACCAGAGGCAGGGAGTCGGCCAGGCCTTGGTAAGTGACGTCTTTACCCGCATGGCAGCATGCGACATTGATCGGATTTTCGTACTCGGCGATCCCGCATATTACCAGCGGTTCGGCTTCGCGCCCGAAACCGGTGTCGAACCGCCCTATCCGTTACCTAAAGAATGGCGTAGCGCCTGGCAATCACGATTGCTGAATGGTGACGACACCAGTCTTTCCGATCGAATGGCTGTGCCCGCGCCGTGGCGTATTCCGGCCCTTTGGGGCCTTTAA
- a CDS encoding RidA family protein, with translation MAGPVFHFFDRAAAPVAPFSHAVECDGWVQLTGQMPTDPNDDTAPLPDGIEAQTRRVMDNLIIVLGELGLDLSHVLSCRLYLTRFERDYEAMNAVYKSYFPADRLPARTTVGVTGLARGALVEIDMVAKRPD, from the coding sequence ATGGCCGGCCCGGTCTTTCATTTCTTCGACCGCGCCGCCGCGCCGGTCGCCCCCTTCAGTCATGCCGTGGAATGTGACGGCTGGGTACAGCTGACCGGCCAGATGCCGACGGACCCTAACGACGACACGGCGCCGCTGCCCGATGGGATCGAGGCCCAGACGCGGCGCGTCATGGACAACCTGATCATCGTGCTCGGCGAACTGGGGCTGGACCTCAGCCACGTTCTGTCGTGTCGCCTCTACCTGACGCGGTTCGAACGCGACTACGAAGCCATGAATGCGGTCTACAAATCCTATTTCCCGGCGGACCGCCTGCCGGCGCGCACCACCGTCGGCGTCACCGGCCTTGCGCGGGGTGCGCTGGTCGAGATCGACATGGTGGCGAAGCGACCGGATTAA
- a CDS encoding heavy metal-binding domain-containing protein, translating into MIITTTDSVEGRQVSAYLGVVSGDAVMGTNIFKDFFAGIRDIVGGRSGAYEKELQKAKEFALEDMQARAAELGADAIVAVDLDYEAISSDKSCMLMVSANGTAVKLA; encoded by the coding sequence ATGATCATCACCACCACCGATTCCGTCGAAGGCCGCCAAGTCAGCGCCTATCTGGGCGTCGTGTCCGGCGATGCGGTCATGGGGACCAACATCTTCAAGGACTTTTTCGCGGGCATTCGCGACATCGTCGGCGGCCGTTCCGGCGCCTATGAAAAGGAATTGCAGAAGGCCAAGGAATTCGCGCTTGAGGATATGCAGGCGCGGGCGGCGGAACTGGGTGCGGACGCGATCGTCGCCGTTGATCTGGATTACGAGGCCATCTCGTCGGACAAGTCCTGCATGCTGATGGTCAGCGCGAACGGCACGGCGGTAAAACTCGCTTAA
- a CDS encoding AarF/ABC1/UbiB kinase family protein, which produces MSDRPPSDRNTVAGRVRRYARVGGTVGGLAAKLAGNRLFGLELDKGVHAADLQAALGGLKGPLMKVAQILATVPDLLPDEYVHELRKLQTSAPPMGWAFVRRRMASELGPDWQTRFGAFEREAAAAASLGQVHRAKSHDGRDLACKIQYPDMASAVEADLSQLKAVFALYRRYDRAIDPSQIHLELKERLREELDYGREARNMALYRAMLADEAGVHVPDVVDDLSTDRLLTMTWLSGAPLMDQVDSSLKHRNAIALNMFRAWYVPFYFFGVIHGDPHLGNYSVRPDATVNLLDFGCIRVFRPEFVGAVIDLYTALSTDDEALAVHAYETWGFENPSKEMIAVLNEWARFLYGPLLADRVQSIQETGGTAYGAGIAANVHKKLRELGGVTPPREFVLMDRAAIGLGSVFTHLRAEINWHRMFHDLIDDFDLDRLRARQTESLAQAGVPPVY; this is translated from the coding sequence ATGTCTGATCGCCCGCCATCGGACAGGAATACGGTTGCCGGGCGGGTCCGGCGCTATGCCCGGGTCGGCGGCACGGTCGGCGGGTTGGCGGCGAAATTGGCGGGCAATCGGCTGTTCGGTCTGGAATTGGACAAGGGCGTGCATGCCGCCGACCTGCAGGCGGCGCTGGGCGGCCTCAAGGGGCCCTTGATGAAGGTCGCGCAGATTCTGGCCACGGTGCCGGACCTTTTGCCCGACGAATACGTCCATGAACTGCGCAAATTGCAGACGTCGGCACCGCCCATGGGCTGGGCTTTCGTGCGCCGGCGGATGGCGTCCGAATTGGGGCCGGACTGGCAGACTCGGTTCGGGGCGTTCGAGCGCGAGGCCGCGGCGGCGGCATCCCTGGGACAGGTCCATCGGGCCAAATCACACGACGGCCGTGACCTCGCCTGCAAAATCCAATACCCCGACATGGCGTCCGCGGTGGAGGCGGACCTGTCGCAGCTTAAGGCCGTGTTCGCCCTCTACCGCCGCTACGACCGCGCCATCGACCCGTCGCAGATCCATTTGGAATTGAAGGAACGGCTGCGCGAGGAATTGGATTACGGTCGGGAAGCCCGCAACATGGCGCTGTACCGGGCCATGTTGGCGGACGAGGCGGGGGTGCATGTGCCCGACGTCGTGGACGACCTGTCCACCGACCGACTGTTGACCATGACCTGGCTGAGCGGCGCTCCCCTGATGGATCAGGTGGACAGCAGCCTGAAACACCGCAACGCCATCGCGCTCAACATGTTTCGCGCCTGGTACGTGCCGTTCTATTTCTTCGGGGTGATTCACGGTGATCCGCACCTGGGTAATTATTCGGTGCGCCCGGACGCCACGGTGAACCTGTTGGATTTCGGCTGTATCCGTGTGTTCCGCCCGGAATTCGTAGGTGCGGTGATCGACCTGTACACCGCACTCAGCACCGATGACGAAGCCTTGGCCGTCCATGCCTATGAAACCTGGGGGTTCGAGAACCCGTCCAAGGAAATGATCGCCGTTCTGAATGAATGGGCGCGGTTCCTCTACGGCCCCTTGCTGGCTGACCGGGTGCAGAGCATTCAGGAGACGGGCGGCACGGCATACGGTGCCGGCATCGCCGCCAACGTGCACAAGAAACTACGTGAACTGGGCGGGGTTACGCCGCCCCGGGAATTCGTGCTGATGGACCGGGCGGCCATCGGGTTGGGCAGCGTGTTCACGCATCTTAGGGCGGAAATCAACTGGCACCGGATGTTCCACGACCTGATCGACGACTTCGATCTGGACCGCCTGCGCGCCCGCCAGACTGAATCACTTGCACAGGCCGGCGTGCCGCCGGTTTACTAA
- a CDS encoding alpha/beta hydrolase, with amino-acid sequence MTDAPGSGQRVLRAGPAPEDSDHAPLVFIHGAFAGAWTWAEHFLPYFGKQGFSCLAVNLPGRKGMPDYDQLHDFGIQDFVDAVSEVVDTLPRPPVLIGHSMGGFVAQRLAMDRDVAAAVLMSSVPPTGLAGPSVALALSRPMLIWEIARIESTGEPLDSLETLHQSIFNSHVPKAVSERLLPWFQMESRRAVMDQHTVFMPPMMGLRGIPALVLGAEHDNLIPPAFVHGTAAFLGTQAHIFDGMGHAVMLEDDWEEAAETIADWLRELNV; translated from the coding sequence ATGACCGATGCGCCCGGCTCCGGCCAACGCGTGCTGCGTGCGGGGCCCGCACCCGAAGATTCCGACCATGCGCCTCTGGTCTTCATCCATGGCGCCTTCGCCGGGGCCTGGACCTGGGCTGAACATTTCCTGCCGTACTTTGGGAAGCAGGGGTTTTCCTGCCTTGCGGTCAACCTGCCGGGACGCAAGGGCATGCCTGATTACGATCAGCTGCACGACTTCGGCATTCAGGATTTCGTCGATGCCGTGTCCGAGGTCGTCGACACCCTGCCGCGCCCGCCCGTCCTGATCGGTCATTCCATGGGTGGTTTCGTTGCCCAGCGGCTGGCCATGGACCGGGACGTCGCGGCGGCCGTTCTGATGTCATCGGTCCCGCCCACGGGTCTGGCCGGTCCGTCGGTCGCCCTGGCGCTGTCGCGGCCCATGCTGATCTGGGAGATTGCCCGCATCGAATCCACGGGCGAACCGCTGGACAGCCTTGAAACCCTGCATCAATCGATCTTCAACAGTCATGTTCCGAAGGCCGTTTCCGAACGTCTGCTGCCTTGGTTCCAAATGGAAAGTCGACGCGCGGTCATGGATCAGCACACGGTCTTCATGCCGCCCATGATGGGCCTGCGCGGCATCCCGGCCCTAGTGTTGGGGGCGGAGCATGACAACCTGATCCCCCCCGCTTTCGTCCACGGCACGGCGGCCTTCCTGGGCACCCAGGCCCATATCTTCGACGGCATGGGCCATGCGGTGATGCTGGAAGACGATTGGGAAGAGGCCGCCGAGACCATCGCCGACTGGTTGAGGGAACTGAATGTCTGA
- a CDS encoding M3 family oligoendopeptidase — MTDIRRSDVSAPRSPDTGAAPAVPMGDLPRWNLADLYKGPDDAVIETDLAWAQERAAAFAEAYKGRLAALSGDDLGKAVQEYEAIGERLGRIMSFAGLKFAENMEDGASARFQQSMQERVTDISTLTLFFTLELNRIEDARLDAQMAESTALSRYAPWLHDLRAFRPYQLSDELEQALHERHVTGAAAWNRLFEETLAGLRFPVDGEDLTLSGALNKLSEPDRELRKRAAKAVGKGLGDNIKLFSLTYNTLVKDKAIDDKSRGYPRPVSYRNLANQVEDEVVDALVTAVRESFPKLSHRYYKLKAKWFGVDQMEYWDRNAPLPTAADRKYSWDEARDTVLGAYGAFNPDMADIAKQFFDKRWIDAQPTAGKDSGAFAHPTVPSAHPYILLNFHGRSRDVMTLAHELGHGVHQVLAAPQGNLLADTPLTLAETASVFGEMLTFRAMLAGETDPARRRVMLAGKVEDMLNTVVRQIAFHMFESKVHDERAKGELSPERLGDIWMDVQTESLGPAFRYDDEYRHYWAYISHFVHVPFYVYAYAFGDCLVNSLYDVFQGGHPGFQAKYLDMLRAGGTLRHKELLAPFGLDASDPDFWHRGLSMLSGFVDELEQEF, encoded by the coding sequence ATGACCGATATCCGCCGTTCAGATGTTTCCGCCCCCCGCAGCCCCGACACAGGTGCCGCGCCAGCGGTGCCCATGGGTGATTTGCCGCGTTGGAACCTGGCGGACCTCTACAAAGGGCCCGATGACGCGGTAATCGAGACCGATCTGGCTTGGGCGCAGGAACGGGCGGCGGCCTTTGCCGAGGCCTACAAGGGCCGTCTGGCCGCGCTTTCGGGCGATGACCTGGGCAAGGCTGTTCAGGAATATGAAGCCATCGGCGAGCGCCTGGGCCGAATCATGAGCTTCGCCGGATTGAAGTTTGCGGAGAACATGGAAGACGGCGCCAGTGCGCGGTTCCAACAATCCATGCAGGAACGGGTCACCGACATTTCGACCCTGACCCTGTTCTTCACCCTGGAACTGAACCGCATCGAGGACGCGCGCCTGGATGCGCAAATGGCGGAAAGCACGGCGCTGTCCCGCTATGCGCCCTGGCTGCACGACCTGCGCGCGTTCCGGCCTTATCAGCTGTCGGACGAACTGGAACAAGCGCTGCACGAACGCCACGTCACGGGGGCGGCGGCCTGGAACCGCCTGTTCGAGGAAACCCTGGCCGGTCTGCGCTTTCCCGTCGATGGTGAGGACCTGACCCTGTCGGGTGCTCTCAACAAGCTGAGCGAACCCGACCGCGAGCTGCGCAAGCGCGCCGCCAAGGCCGTGGGCAAGGGGCTCGGCGACAATATCAAGCTGTTCTCCCTGACCTACAACACCCTGGTCAAGGACAAGGCCATCGACGACAAGTCGCGCGGCTACCCGCGGCCCGTGTCCTACCGCAATCTGGCCAATCAGGTCGAGGACGAGGTCGTGGACGCCCTGGTCACCGCCGTGCGCGAAAGCTTTCCCAAGCTGTCGCACCGCTATTACAAGCTGAAGGCCAAATGGTTCGGCGTCGATCAGATGGAATACTGGGATCGTAACGCGCCCCTGCCGACGGCGGCCGACCGCAAGTACTCCTGGGATGAAGCGCGGGATACGGTGCTGGGCGCCTACGGGGCCTTCAACCCTGACATGGCCGACATCGCCAAGCAGTTCTTCGACAAACGCTGGATCGACGCGCAGCCGACGGCGGGCAAGGATTCAGGTGCCTTCGCCCATCCCACCGTGCCCTCGGCCCATCCCTATATCCTGTTGAATTTCCACGGCCGCTCACGCGACGTCATGACCCTGGCCCACGAACTGGGCCATGGCGTGCATCAGGTATTGGCGGCGCCCCAGGGCAATCTTCTGGCCGACACGCCCCTAACCCTGGCCGAGACGGCATCCGTGTTCGGCGAGATGCTGACCTTCCGCGCCATGCTGGCGGGCGAAACCGACCCGGCGCGCCGCCGGGTCATGCTGGCCGGCAAGGTCGAGGACATGCTCAACACGGTGGTCCGCCAGATCGCTTTCCACATGTTCGAATCCAAAGTTCACGACGAACGGGCCAAGGGCGAACTTTCGCCGGAACGCCTGGGCGACATCTGGATGGACGTGCAGACCGAAAGCCTAGGTCCGGCGTTCCGCTATGACGACGAATATCGGCATTATTGGGCCTATATCTCCCATTTCGTGCATGTGCCGTTCTATGTCTACGCCTATGCCTTCGGCGACTGTCTGGTGAATTCGCTTTACGATGTGTTCCAGGGCGGCCATCCGGGTTTCCAGGCCAAGTACCTGGACATGCTGCGGGCGGGCGGTACGCTGCGCCACAAGGAACTTTTGGCGCCGTTCGGGCTGGATGCGTCGGATCCCGATTTCTGGCACCGGGGTCTGTCCATGCTGTCCGGGTTCGTCGACGAACTGGAACAGGAATTTTAG
- a CDS encoding AMP-binding protein, which translates to MSTYAWPNLAAMFYAQAAELGDRPFLWEKSGGAYWPLSWGDTASRVSRLARGLQALGVKPGDRVVLVSENRANWLISDVAIMTTGAITTPAYITNTEADHLHILEDSDAVGVIVSTKRLAERLLPAAHRADVCKFVISMEPIELAQSFSFDLHQWDDVLAMGQVGHDNMVAMANSRSIDDTACIIYTSGTGGKPKGVMLSHKAILHNVEGATDALREIGLDAEVFLSFLPLSHSYEHTGGQFFPMSIGAEIYYAEGVEHLVNNMAEAQPTIMTAVPRLYESMRARIERGVEAAGGAKEKLFRKAVALGTKRYLDPNSLGPIERLQDAVLDKLVRAKVKARFGGRLKALVSGGAPLNPEVGIYFTALGLRILQGYGQTESAPVISVNRPVKVKMHTVGPPMKNTHVRIANDGEILVQGDLVMQGYWRDEDATAQAIKDGWLHTGDVGHLDDDGYLVITDRKKDIIVNSGGDNIAPQRVEGAIILEPEFAQAMVYGDKRPHLVALVVPDADWLKDWAVANGVSGSLSELAGDADLHKALAAAMDRINSKLNNIEKVRRFIVADAPFTVDNEQMTPTLKVRRHVIRQIYGAHLERLYG; encoded by the coding sequence ATGAGCACTTACGCATGGCCGAACCTGGCAGCAATGTTTTATGCCCAGGCGGCGGAACTGGGCGACCGCCCGTTCCTGTGGGAAAAATCGGGCGGCGCCTACTGGCCGTTGAGCTGGGGCGACACGGCGTCGCGGGTGTCGCGCTTGGCGCGCGGGCTGCAGGCATTGGGCGTGAAGCCGGGCGACCGCGTGGTCCTGGTTTCGGAAAACCGGGCCAACTGGCTGATTTCCGACGTCGCCATCATGACCACGGGCGCCATCACCACCCCCGCCTATATCACCAACACGGAAGCCGACCATCTGCACATCCTGGAAGATTCGGATGCCGTCGGCGTTATCGTTTCGACCAAACGCCTGGCTGAACGCCTGTTGCCGGCAGCCCACCGGGCGGACGTCTGCAAGTTCGTGATCTCCATGGAGCCGATCGAGCTCGCGCAATCCTTCAGCTTCGACCTGCATCAATGGGACGACGTGCTGGCCATGGGCCAGGTCGGCCATGACAACATGGTCGCCATGGCGAACAGCCGAAGCATCGATGACACGGCCTGCATCATCTATACATCGGGCACGGGCGGAAAACCGAAGGGCGTGATGCTGTCGCACAAGGCGATCCTGCACAACGTCGAAGGTGCCACGGACGCGCTGCGCGAAATCGGCCTGGATGCCGAGGTGTTCCTGTCGTTTCTGCCCTTGAGCCATTCCTACGAACATACGGGTGGCCAGTTCTTCCCCATGTCGATTGGCGCCGAAATCTATTACGCCGAAGGCGTTGAACATCTGGTCAACAACATGGCCGAAGCCCAGCCGACCATCATGACCGCCGTGCCGCGCCTGTATGAAAGCATGCGCGCGCGCATCGAACGGGGTGTCGAGGCCGCCGGGGGCGCCAAGGAAAAACTGTTCCGCAAGGCCGTGGCGCTCGGCACCAAGCGCTACCTGGATCCGAACAGCCTGGGCCCGATCGAACGCCTTCAGGACGCCGTGTTGGACAAACTGGTCCGCGCCAAGGTCAAGGCCCGGTTCGGCGGGCGGCTGAAGGCCCTGGTTTCCGGCGGCGCGCCCCTGAACCCGGAGGTCGGCATCTATTTCACGGCGCTGGGTCTGCGCATCCTGCAAGGCTACGGCCAGACGGAATCGGCACCCGTGATCAGTGTCAACCGCCCCGTGAAGGTCAAGATGCACACCGTCGGCCCGCCGATGAAGAACACCCATGTCAGGATCGCGAACGACGGCGAAATCCTGGTTCAGGGCGATCTGGTCATGCAGGGATACTGGCGCGACGAGGACGCAACGGCCCAGGCGATCAAGGATGGCTGGCTGCACACCGGCGACGTCGGCCATCTGGACGACGACGGCTATCTGGTCATCACCGACCGCAAGAAAGACATCATCGTCAATTCCGGCGGCGACAACATCGCGCCGCAGCGGGTCGAGGGCGCCATCATCCTGGAGCCGGAATTCGCCCAGGCCATGGTCTACGGCGACAAGCGCCCGCATCTGGTGGCGCTGGTGGTGCCCGACGCCGACTGGCTGAAGGACTGGGCCGTCGCCAACGGCGTTTCCGGCAGCCTGTCGGAGCTGGCCGGCGACGCCGACCTGCACAAGGCCCTGGCCGCCGCCATGGACCGCATCAACAGCAAGCTCAACAATATCGAAAAGGTCCGCCGCTTCATCGTCGCCGACGCGCCCTTCACCGTCGATAACGAGCAGATGACGCCGACGCTCAAGGTGCGCCGCCACGTGATCCGGCAGATCTACGGGGCGCACCTGGAACGTCTCTATGGTTGA